The following are encoded together in the Juglans microcarpa x Juglans regia isolate MS1-56 chromosome 2D, Jm3101_v1.0, whole genome shotgun sequence genome:
- the LOC121248205 gene encoding uncharacterized protein LOC121248205 codes for MVRVSLFGLIYGVATSVYEIPSLPSLLLLESNGAPQWNVDFIRAAHDWELESFTEFFAALYSTSIQRGSRDKMLWNLSKKGTFSVSSFYHKLTNPGLSMFLWKSIWKTKAPSKAAFFVWTASLDKILTTDNLRKRQVVVLDWCCMRKKHEESVDHLLLHCEVVKVIWDDVFLRVKLSWVMPCRLVDFLASWRGLHGDSQVAAIWRLVPICLCWCVWSERNARCFDDHERTLSELKAFFFKSLFLWAGAIVCNGSSVHDLLLSIVTSS; via the exons ATGGTTCGCGTGTCCCTTTTTGGCTTGATATATGGTGTGGCAACCTCTGTTTACGAGATACCTTCCCTGCCATCTTTGCTCTTGCTAGAG TCAAATGGcgcccctcaatggaatgtggATTTCATTAGGGCagctcatgattgggaattggaGTCTTTTACGGAGTTCTTTGCAGCTTTATATTCCACAAGTATTCAAAGGGGTTCCAGAGACAAGATGCTTTGGAATCTTTCTAAGAAAGGTACTTTCTCTGTCAGTTCTTTTTACCATAAGCTCACGAACCCTGGTTTGTCGATGTTCTTGTGGAAGAGCATATGGAAGacgaaagctccttcaaaagcagctttctttgtctggacagcttctttggacaagattctcactacagataatttgaggaaacgtcAGGTTGTTGTcttagattggtgttgtatgcgTAAAAAGCATGAGGAGTCAGTTGATCACCTACTTCTTCACTGCGAGGTGGTCAAGGTTATATGGGATGATGTCTTCTTAAGAGTCAAattgtcttgggttatgccttgtAGATTGGTGGACTTtctagcaagttggagaggcCTTCATGGTGATTCTCAGGTAGCGGCAATTTGGAGATTGGTACCAATATGCTTGTGTTGGTGTGTTTGGAGTGAGAGAAATGctagatgttttgatgatcatgaGAGAACTTTGTCTGAGCTtaaagctttcttttttaagtcattgttcCTATGGGCGGGGGCTATAGTTTGTAATGGATCtagtgtccatgatcttctcctttctattgtaacctctagctag